In the genome of Mastomys coucha isolate ucsf_1 unplaced genomic scaffold, UCSF_Mcou_1 pScaffold21, whole genome shotgun sequence, the window ATAAGGGGCCCAATGACTTGTCCTAGTTCTTCTAGTGGGGACATGTCAAAACCAGCCCTGGCAACTAGCGCACTGGCTCCGCCATGCCATATCTCACCTTTGTCTCAAGCAGCTGGGATTCACACCCTAGGGGTGAGGGAGGCAGTCAGGATTGATTGTTTTATTAGAAGGttttactgtatgtgtatgtgtgtgtctcagaaCAATATCTCATCCTCTGTGCATCTATGGGGACAGGGTTTGCAAAACCTAGAGAAtgggtaataataaaataatttggggTCAAAATTGGGGTCAGTGGTCAGGACAGAGCTCAGCTTTCTCGGTTATAGGCATCCTGAGTCTACAGTCCAAAGGAGGCCCTTGGTTGCGGGAATGTGAGTTCAGTTTAGGACACACGCATCCTGAGGTATCTTTGAGATCCTGTAGAAGAGGATCACAGCTGGGGTGAGGTGACAAGAGAATGTTCTCTCTCAGGTGGGAAGGGTAGGAGACAGTTTAGTCCATCCCGGAGGAGAGGGCGGAGACCGCTGCGTCCAGCGGCCCCTTTAATCGGGGGCGCGCGCTGGCCAGCCCGCGCGCTCTCGCCTCCGTCACCGGGCCGGAGCGGGAGCCGGAGCCGAGCCGAGGCCAGAGCGGGAGGAATGGAGCCCTCGCGCGCGCCCGTGTTGCGCCGCctgctgccgccgctgctgctcttgctgctgcCACTGTACCCCCGCGCCCGGGCCAAGTACGTGCGGGGCAACCTCAGCTCCAAAGAGGTGAGCACACCGAATCACCTCCTAGTGTTCCCTGGCCGGCGGGACCCAAGAGGGGATAATGCCGCCCCGCCCCCTGCGCCCCTCCCCGGGCCGGGGCGTGAGGGATGGGAGCCCGGACCAGGGAGGAGGCTGTGCGTTGGGGGTTGCGTTGTGGctgtcgaggccagcctgggtggggAGGGTCGGTAGGCAGAGTCAGAGTTACTGGGAAAAGAGCTGCACCATGGTGGTGCTGAAGGGACAGCACCCCTGGCTCCACCAAGTGGAGGTCGCTTGGCCTGCTGAGGACCAGCAGGGAAGGTTTGGAAGATTCCCCAGGATGGCATGGTTTGTGGGACCACCTCggggctgctctctctctctctctctctctctctctctctctctctctctctctctctctctctctctctctctctctctctctctctctctctctctctctctctctctctctctctctctctctctgtgtgtgtgtgcatgtgtgtgtgtatctgcggGAATGCAGCTGAGAGAGAGTCCAGGACAGATGGTGGTGGGGATGTGCACCTGGCCATCCATGGTCTCTTTCAGTGTGtctggaagatggggaggaggaggaggaggagggaaagaaacttgagggacatctgagggAGAAAACCAGGGCAGCAGAAAATTGGACACAACAGCAAAAGGCTCTGGAAAGAAATCTGGAGGTGACTTAACTGCTTTGTGGTGTTTGGGAAGCTGAGTAGCTTTGGGTAGAGAAGAAAAGTTGAAGGTCTGTGGGTAGGGCCAAGCTGAGTTCTTGAAGGACTCAGATCTCACTGGATTCTTTTGCCAGGACTGGGTGTTCCTGACAAGATTTTGTTTCCTTTCGGATTATGGCCGACTGGACTTCCGATTCCGATACCCTGAGGTGAGTCTACCTAGCCGCTTTCCTTAGCTGAGGCTGGACACTACCTTGGCCCTCCTTGGCAAAAGCTGTCTAACTTCTGTAAGCACTCCAACCACCGAATCTCTGGGTCTTCAGGCCAAGTGCTGTCAGAACATCCTTCTCTACTTTGACGACCCATCCCAGTGGCCAGCGGTGTACAAGGCAAGGGACAAGGTGAGGGGTGTTAAGAGTGGCTATATGAGGGGCATCTGGGGCAGAAGGCCACAGCCATTCAGAGAGTGACCATACCTCTGCCTTGCCCTAGGACTGTTTGGCCAAGGAGTCGGTGATCAGGCCAGAGAACAACCAGGTCATCAATCTCACCACTCAGTACGCCTGGTCCGGCTGTCAGGTGCGAGGCAGTGCACAGGTGCTAAGGTCCGAGGCCTGGTGGCTTCATGGATGAGGCTTCAGCCTTTGGCTTCTCCCCAGGTGGTGTCAGAGGAGGGAACTCGCTACCTGAGCTGTTCCAGTGGCCGCAGCTTCCGCTCTGTGCGTGAAAGATGGTGGTATATCGCGCTCAGCAAGTGTGGGGTAAGGGCCTTGGGCAGCTGCCTGgcttttctcccctttcccttcttgtTGGCTTCCCCCTACCTGCCCAGAGCCCCCCTTAGGTCTCCCCACTCTCCATAGGGAGATGGGCTGCAGTTGGAGTATGAGATGGTCCTTACCAATGGCAAGTCTTTCTGGACACGGCACTTCTCAGCTGATGAATTTGGTGAGCAGATGTTGGAGGAACAGAGTAGGGTGGAAACCCCAGCAGGTAGAGGTGCCCACTCAAACAGCCTTCTCTTACCCCTTCCATTGAATCCTAGGAATCCTGGAGACAGATGTGACATTTCTCCTCATCTTCACCCTCATCTTCGTCCTCTCTTGTTACTTTGGATGTGAGTACAGCACATGTAGGGTAGGGTTGGGacaagtgggagaggggagagatggaAATGCCCCTCCCCGACTTGTGTAAAGCTTTCCCATCTCCTCCTTAGATTTGCTGAAAGGCCGTCAGTTACTCCACACAACGTATAAAATGTTCATGGCTGCAGCAGGAGTGGAGGGTAAGGTTTTGAATATCCCAGATTTTGAGTTCTCTCAGAAGAAGGCCTTGGAGTCCTGACCCcagggtctgagggaggagggctgggcaTAGACTCCTGGATATGAGGGAGGAGGACTTCCATCTACACTCCCAGGTCTGAGGAAAGTGATCTGGCCTGGTGGATCTGAGGGAGGAGAGGCTGGGGCTATGGCCTCCAGTTTTCCTAGCAGATATTCTGGGCTTCTGATGGGGATAGCACAGGGTTTGCTAGATGACAGCGGTGTCCCAAAGCTAGTTTCTGTCTTTTCTCGGTCTCTCATCCCTCCTAGTCCTGAGCCTCCTGTTTTTCTGCATCTACTGGGGCCAGTATGCCACAGACGGCATCGGCAATGGCAGTGTGAAGATCTTGGGTGAGGATAGATGAACCATAGAGGGTAGAAGCCCGCTCCCCGACCCCAGGGGCCTGATGATTGGAGCCTGTGCCTGAAccatcttttcctcccttcccagcCAAACTGCTCTTCTCCTCCAgcttcctcatcttcctgctcACTCTCATCCTCCTCGGGAAGGGATTCACGGTGACACGGTGCCCGGGCAGGGACTGAGCATTGGGGTGGCTGGGCTAGGGAGtagggcagggaggtggaggtggggggtgtgGCAGCTCCCTCCTCCCTGACAGCATCCACCCTGCTGTCTTCCCCACGGCCTGCTTGCC includes:
- the Tmem145 gene encoding transmembrane protein 145 isoform X1, with product MEPSRAPVLRRLLPPLLLLLLPLYPRARAKYVRGNLSSKEDWVFLTRFCFLSDYGRLDFRFRYPEAKCCQNILLYFDDPSQWPAVYKARDKDCLAKESVIRPENNQVINLTTQYAWSGCQVVSEEGTRYLSCSSGRSFRSVRERWWYIALSKCGGDGLQLEYEMVLTNGKSFWTRHFSADEFGILETDVTFLLIFTLIFVLSCYFGYLLKGRQLLHTTYKMFMAAAGVEVLSLLFFCIYWGQYATDGIGNGSVKILAKLLFSSSFLIFLLTLILLGKGFTVTRGRISHSGSVKLSVYMTLYTLTHVVLLIYEAEFFDPGQVLYTYESPAGYGLIGLQVAAYVWFCYAVLVSLRHYPEKQPFYVPFFAAYTLWFFAVPVMALIANFGIPKWAREKIVNGIQLGIHLYAHGVFLIMTRPSAANKNFPYHVRTSQIASAGVPGPGGSQSADKAFPQHVYGNVTFISDSVPNFTELFSIPPPTSSAGKQVEETAVAAAVAPRGRVVTMAEPGAASPPPPARFSKAVDSGWDGPTPSYQPLVPQTAAPHTGFTEYFSMHTAGGPAPPV